A stretch of the Dechloromonas sp. TW-R-39-2 genome encodes the following:
- a CDS encoding chemotaxis protein CheA: MSDFTGMEDLLQDFLQEAYDLLSDVDNKLVDLEKMPDDRGLLNDIFRGFHTVKGGAGFLNAAELVTLCHLTENLFDRLRNGELELTAELMDVIMAATKGVRDMFGELGQMVQPQPADASVIAALQGALTGDGPVSPAAAAPAVAAPPPVQQAVSGEPDWDVLHAAVTGQAPSSSSTEVITKAEGEAKAAADQLIVTPVVDTAVAATAPSAFGRRTTDKPGGQPTSARRTEERGRENTIRVDTSRLDQVLNLSGEIGLTKNRLTSLRADILAGKNDSETLHALDQAVSQLDLLVSDLQNSVMKTRMQPIGRLFQKYPRIARDLARQLGKDVELVLAGEETEVDKTMIEDLADPLIHLIRNAVDHGVEMPAERQAAGKPVKSLVRLEARQEGDHIVLIIADDGKGMSAERIRAKAVEKGLISEEDANTLDERQSLNLIFLPGFSTKSQISDVSGRGVGMDVVKTNIQKLNGSIEIRSEPGKGSVFIISLPLTLAILPVLLVLLGDQPFALPLSLVREILPIEQNRIQEVGGKETLVVRGEVLPVISLARLLRWPLEQPPEYGVFMQTAERSFILGVDSFAGRDDAVIKSLEDFRPKGVAGVTTLSNGQIVLILDMKELLSDLGQGSDLVSGAKMLGFA, encoded by the coding sequence ATGAGCGACTTTACGGGAATGGAAGATCTTCTGCAGGATTTCCTGCAGGAGGCTTATGACTTGTTGTCAGATGTGGATAACAAGCTGGTTGATCTTGAGAAAATGCCTGATGACCGGGGTCTGCTCAATGATATTTTTCGAGGGTTTCATACCGTCAAGGGGGGCGCAGGGTTTCTGAATGCGGCTGAACTCGTGACGCTGTGCCACCTGACGGAGAACCTCTTCGATCGCCTGCGCAACGGTGAGCTTGAACTGACGGCCGAATTGATGGACGTCATCATGGCCGCTACCAAGGGTGTTCGCGACATGTTTGGTGAGTTGGGGCAGATGGTCCAGCCGCAGCCAGCCGATGCGTCTGTGATCGCGGCCCTGCAAGGTGCGCTGACGGGTGATGGGCCTGTGTCTCCTGCTGCTGCAGCACCTGCCGTGGCTGCTCCGCCCCCTGTTCAGCAAGCCGTTTCCGGCGAACCGGACTGGGATGTTTTGCATGCAGCAGTGACCGGGCAGGCTCCTTCGTCCTCTTCTACTGAGGTTATTACCAAAGCAGAAGGTGAGGCAAAGGCTGCTGCCGATCAATTGATTGTTACACCGGTTGTGGATACAGCTGTAGCTGCAACTGCGCCGTCTGCTTTCGGGCGGAGAACAACAGACAAGCCGGGCGGGCAGCCTACTTCTGCACGTCGAACAGAGGAGCGCGGTCGGGAAAATACGATCCGTGTCGATACGTCACGCCTTGATCAGGTGCTGAATCTTTCGGGTGAAATTGGGCTGACCAAGAATCGATTGACCAGCCTGCGCGCAGATATTCTTGCCGGGAAAAATGACTCGGAAACTCTGCATGCGCTGGATCAGGCTGTAAGCCAGCTGGATCTGCTGGTTTCGGATCTGCAGAACTCGGTCATGAAAACCCGGATGCAGCCGATTGGTCGCCTGTTCCAGAAATATCCGCGTATTGCCCGTGATTTGGCCCGGCAATTGGGTAAGGATGTCGAGCTCGTGCTGGCTGGTGAGGAGACCGAGGTCGACAAGACAATGATCGAGGATCTTGCCGATCCTTTGATCCACTTGATCCGCAATGCAGTGGATCACGGTGTTGAAATGCCTGCTGAGCGCCAGGCTGCGGGCAAGCCCGTCAAGAGCCTGGTACGCTTGGAGGCGCGCCAAGAGGGCGATCACATCGTTCTGATCATTGCCGATGACGGCAAGGGGATGAGTGCCGAGCGTATTCGTGCCAAGGCGGTCGAGAAGGGTTTGATCTCCGAGGAAGATGCCAACACGCTGGACGAGCGCCAGAGTTTGAATCTGATTTTCCTGCCAGGTTTCTCGACCAAGTCGCAGATCTCGGATGTCTCCGGGCGAGGCGTCGGGATGGATGTGGTTAAAACCAATATCCAGAAGCTCAACGGATCTATTGAAATCCGTTCAGAGCCAGGCAAGGGCTCCGTATTCATTATTTCCCTGCCGCTGACCCTGGCAATTCTGCCTGTGCTGTTGGTTTTGCTTGGCGATCAGCCATTTGCCCTTCCGCTATCCCTGGTTCGTGAAATTTTGCCGATCGAGCAAAATCGTATTCAAGAGGTTGGCGGGAAAGAGACTTTGGTCGTCCGCGGCGAAGTTCTTCCGGTGATCTCTCTGGCTCGTCTGCTGCGTTGGCCGCTTGAGCAGCCGCCTGAGTATGGAGTTTTCATGCAGACGGCGGAGCGTAGCTTCATCCTGGGGGTTGATAGCTTTGCTGGTCGTGACGATGCTGTGATCAAGTCGCTTGAGGATTTCCGTCCGAAGGGTGTGGCTGGGGTGACGACGCTTTCAAATGGGCAGATTGTGCTGATTCTTGACATGAAAGAATTGCTGTCTGATCTGGGACAGGGAAGCGATCTTGTTTCCGGGGCGAAAATGCTCGGCTTCGCCTGA
- the cheZ gene encoding protein phosphatase CheZ, with protein sequence MTATNDSNDLEALFDSIAADFAPAAKPAPVATSPAVNDSDDLQALFDSVAAEAELAAPEAAPTVDAAVNSGEGWTQQEAVFNRIGHMARALHDTLGMLGYDKLIEKTVSALPDAKDRLAYVANLTEQAACRVLNATDIACPIVDDIDNSAQALGVRWDKAFANQLGTDEFRQLSVETRAFLNEQLPQKAKATHAQLTEIMMAQDFQDLTGQVIKKIVALAQELESGLMGVLIEVLPDTKRTDEVNNLMNGPVINADGRTDVVVNQEQVDDLLDSLGF encoded by the coding sequence ATGACTGCCACCAACGACTCCAATGATCTGGAAGCTCTTTTTGATTCGATTGCAGCTGATTTCGCACCGGCAGCCAAGCCGGCGCCGGTAGCAACGTCTCCGGCTGTAAATGACAGTGATGATCTGCAGGCATTGTTTGATAGTGTGGCTGCCGAAGCTGAGCTGGCTGCTCCAGAGGCTGCTCCTACGGTCGACGCGGCTGTCAATTCAGGAGAGGGCTGGACGCAACAGGAAGCGGTTTTTAATCGCATCGGGCATATGGCGCGAGCATTGCATGACACGCTCGGAATGCTGGGTTACGACAAGCTGATCGAAAAAACCGTATCGGCTCTGCCTGATGCAAAGGACAGATTGGCTTACGTGGCCAATTTGACAGAGCAGGCAGCCTGCCGTGTGCTGAATGCAACCGATATTGCTTGTCCGATTGTTGATGATATCGACAACTCCGCACAGGCACTCGGCGTGCGCTGGGACAAGGCTTTTGCCAATCAACTGGGAACCGACGAGTTCCGCCAATTGTCGGTGGAAACCCGTGCTTTTCTGAATGAGCAGTTGCCGCAGAAAGCCAAGGCGACGCATGCGCAGCTAACTGAAATCATGATGGCCCAGGATTTTCAGGATCTGACCGGGCAGGTTATCAAGAAGATTGTTGCACTTGCTCAAGAGCTTGAGTCGGGTCTGATGGGGGTGTTGATTGAGGTTTTGCCTGACACCAAGCGTACCGATGAAGTGAATAATCTGATGAACGGTCCGGTAATCAATGCCGATGGCCGTACTGATGTCGTGGTCAACCAGGAACAGGTTGACGATTTGCTGGATAGCCTCGGTTTCTGA
- the cheY gene encoding chemotaxis response regulator CheY: MAADPKMRFLVVDDFSTMRRIVRNLLKELGFTNVDEAEDGAIALQKLQAGGFEFVVTDWNMPNMDGLTLLQTIRATPNLKHLPVLMITAEAKKENIIAAAQAGASGYIVKPFTAGTLSEKLNKIFEKMGQA, from the coding sequence ATGGCAGCTGATCCGAAAATGAGATTTCTGGTGGTGGATGATTTTTCCACCATGCGTCGAATTGTACGAAACCTGTTGAAAGAATTGGGTTTCACCAATGTTGATGAAGCAGAAGATGGTGCGATCGCCCTGCAAAAATTGCAGGCTGGCGGGTTCGAGTTTGTGGTTACAGACTGGAATATGCCGAATATGGACGGCTTGACCTTGCTTCAGACAATTCGTGCGACACCTAATCTCAAGCACTTGCCTGTTTTGATGATTACGGCAGAGGCGAAGAAGGAAAATATCATTGCAGCGGCTCAGGCCGGTGCGAGCGGCTACATCGTGAAGCCTTTCACGGCAGGAACTCTCTCGGAAAAATTGAACAAGATTTTCGAGAAAATGGGCCAAGCCTAA
- a CDS encoding chemotaxis protein gives MNLVENKNLLDSVDARTRLAGSNKMEILLFSLGTREIFGINVFKVREVGRTPRITKTPNMPRGVEGLISLRGNVIPVLSLAPFMQLDGVPPGLGKTMMVAEYSKRTLGFLVHEVDRIIRVDWERVKAPESVLTANQGLITAVIELDGSNLVSILDVEQILANAFGEAMIVDITPARVDPDTSVFFVDDSVVARRKISEVLDKLGVRHKHATNGLEAWTRLQGIAAHANQIGGNIRDEIRLILVDAEMPEMDGYVLTKNIKSDPRFEGVPVVMHSSLSSEANRAMGKSVGVDAYVAKFDAEALADTLRPLIER, from the coding sequence ATGAATCTCGTTGAAAATAAAAATCTGCTCGACAGCGTCGATGCGCGCACTCGTCTTGCTGGCTCCAACAAAATGGAGATACTGCTTTTTTCTCTCGGAACGCGAGAGATATTTGGTATTAACGTTTTCAAGGTGCGCGAAGTCGGTCGCACCCCCAGGATTACCAAAACACCGAATATGCCGCGAGGTGTGGAGGGCCTGATTTCCCTTCGCGGCAACGTGATCCCGGTTCTTTCTCTTGCACCGTTCATGCAACTGGATGGCGTGCCACCCGGTCTTGGCAAGACAATGATGGTTGCCGAGTATTCGAAGCGAACTTTAGGATTTCTGGTGCACGAAGTTGACCGGATCATTCGGGTCGACTGGGAGCGCGTCAAGGCGCCGGAAAGCGTGCTGACGGCCAATCAGGGCTTGATTACTGCGGTCATCGAGCTGGATGGAAGCAATCTGGTTTCTATTCTCGACGTCGAACAGATTCTGGCAAATGCTTTTGGCGAAGCAATGATTGTCGATATCACGCCAGCCCGTGTTGATCCGGATACCAGCGTCTTTTTCGTTGATGATTCTGTTGTTGCCCGTCGGAAAATTTCCGAAGTGCTCGATAAACTCGGGGTTCGGCACAAGCATGCAACCAATGGCCTTGAGGCTTGGACTCGCTTGCAGGGGATTGCAGCGCATGCGAATCAGATCGGAGGCAATATCCGTGATGAAATTCGCTTGATCCTGGTGGATGCAGAAATGCCAGAGATGGACGGTTACGTCCTGACCAAAAATATCAAATCCGATCCCCGTTTTGAGGGGGTGCCGGTCGTCATGCATTCTTCCTTGTCATCCGAAGCCAATCGGGCGATGGGAAAATCGGTGGGCGTGGATGCATATGTCGCAAAATTTGATGCTGAGGCGCTTGCTGATACGTTGCGTCCGCTGATTGAACGATAA
- a CDS encoding chemotaxis protein, whose protein sequence is MSELLKNIDARTKLAGTNKLEILLFFLGVDQRTGRRETYGINVFKVREVMRTPLITAAPEMPSSVEGMVSLRGVLVPVIDLAKYSGISADTPREIMIVTEYNGHTQGFLVEGVDTILRLDWSKMRVPPEMLMAQTGGLVTAVTELDDNRLVMMMDVEKVLSETTSIDNEIMFRGVVPLDRPDCTVFYCDDSSVARKQIERTLSAMGVKGISAVNGRQMWEEMDKVAKYALSVGKPVSSIINLVLTDIEMPEMDGYILTKKIKSDPRFNGVAVVMHSSLSGMSNQKLGLSVGVDEYVPKFEPQRLSETLARRLTGLTSPVKAG, encoded by the coding sequence ATGTCAGAGTTGCTTAAGAATATTGACGCTAGAACAAAGCTTGCGGGGACAAACAAGCTTGAAATTCTCCTTTTTTTCCTCGGTGTCGATCAACGAACCGGGCGTCGGGAAACTTACGGAATCAATGTATTCAAAGTCCGGGAGGTGATGCGTACGCCGCTGATCACCGCAGCTCCGGAAATGCCGTCTTCCGTTGAGGGGATGGTTAGTTTGCGCGGTGTACTGGTCCCGGTCATCGACCTTGCCAAGTACTCGGGGATTTCCGCCGATACGCCGCGTGAAATCATGATCGTGACTGAATATAACGGCCACACGCAGGGCTTCCTTGTCGAAGGGGTTGATACCATTCTTCGTCTCGACTGGAGCAAGATGCGTGTGCCTCCCGAGATGCTGATGGCGCAAACGGGTGGTTTGGTAACAGCCGTGACCGAGCTTGATGACAATCGTCTGGTCATGATGATGGATGTGGAAAAGGTGCTTTCGGAGACGACGAGCATCGATAATGAAATCATGTTCAGAGGCGTTGTTCCACTTGATCGGCCTGATTGCACGGTTTTTTACTGCGATGACTCCAGTGTGGCGCGCAAGCAGATTGAGCGAACGCTGTCGGCCATGGGGGTCAAGGGCATCAGTGCCGTCAACGGCCGCCAGATGTGGGAGGAGATGGACAAGGTGGCAAAGTACGCCTTGTCTGTTGGCAAGCCCGTCTCATCAATCATAAATCTGGTTCTGACCGATATCGAAATGCCTGAAATGGATGGCTATATCCTGACCAAGAAAATCAAGTCGGATCCTCGTTTCAACGGCGTTGCCGTAGTGATGCATTCGTCTCTCTCCGGGATGTCAAACCAGAAATTGGGCTTGTCGGTCGGTGTTGATGAATATGTTCCAAAATTCGAGCCTCAGCGTTTGTCGGAAACGTTGGCGCGTCGCCTGACTGGCCTTACCTCGCCGGTCAAGGCAGGCTGA
- a CDS encoding STAS domain-containing protein — protein sequence MQANVSKEGSKAILKLTGRFDFNTHREFRGAYEPLVADAAVRSVTVDFSGVDYLDSSALGMLLMLRDKLGGANKEVALIGVRGNVKQVLDIANFGKLFHIS from the coding sequence ATGCAAGCAAACGTTAGCAAGGAAGGCAGCAAGGCCATCCTGAAATTGACTGGTCGATTCGATTTCAATACTCACCGTGAATTTCGCGGAGCCTACGAACCTTTGGTAGCAGATGCTGCAGTTCGTTCTGTGACGGTTGATTTTTCAGGCGTGGACTATCTGGATAGTTCTGCTCTGGGCATGTTGCTTATGCTGCGCGACAAGCTGGGTGGTGCAAATAAAGAGGTTGCCTTGATCGGCGTACGTGGGAATGTAAAACAGGTTCTCGATATTGCTAATTTTGGTAAATTGTTCCATATTTCCTAA
- a CDS encoding chemotaxis response regulator protein-glutamate methylesterase produces the protein MKTRVLVVDDSALMRGLLTEMINSAPDMQVVGAAPDAPSAREMIKVLNPDVLTLDVQMPKMDGLEFLERLMRLRPMPVVMVSAYTEAGSNSTLKALELGAVDFIGKPRADGMKSMEDYAEELVDKIRAAKGARLRRQSIPRPPLTATALPAASPAPLARAVASGKIIFVGASTGGTEALKEFLMGIPADCPPILIVQHMPEAFTASFARRLDGLCAPRILESQGNEKIEGGTVYIAPGHSHLQIRRSASGYVTELQATPPVNRHRPSVDVLFDSAASLVGRQAVGVILTGMGKDGAQGLLRMRQAGARTFGQDEASCVVYGMPREAFVVGAVEEQCSLDDMAKRVLQAVSR, from the coding sequence ATGAAGACTCGGGTTTTGGTGGTTGATGACTCTGCACTGATGCGGGGGCTGTTAACAGAAATGATCAATTCGGCACCGGACATGCAGGTTGTCGGCGCCGCTCCCGATGCGCCGTCGGCGCGGGAGATGATCAAGGTCCTCAATCCCGACGTGCTGACGCTGGATGTCCAGATGCCCAAGATGGACGGGCTTGAATTTCTTGAGCGGTTGATGCGTTTGCGGCCAATGCCGGTGGTCATGGTTTCAGCGTATACCGAAGCCGGGTCAAATTCGACACTGAAGGCACTCGAACTTGGGGCCGTTGATTTTATTGGTAAACCACGTGCGGACGGTATGAAAAGTATGGAGGATTATGCCGAGGAACTCGTCGACAAGATTCGGGCGGCCAAAGGTGCTCGACTACGTCGCCAGAGTATTCCGCGCCCGCCTTTGACCGCTACGGCGCTGCCCGCAGCATCGCCCGCACCGCTGGCTCGTGCTGTGGCAAGTGGCAAAATCATCTTTGTCGGGGCGTCGACCGGTGGTACGGAAGCGCTCAAGGAGTTCCTCATGGGAATTCCTGCCGATTGTCCGCCCATCCTGATTGTCCAGCATATGCCAGAGGCGTTTACGGCTTCATTCGCTCGTCGCCTGGATGGCTTGTGCGCACCGCGCATACTTGAGTCGCAAGGAAACGAAAAAATTGAGGGGGGCACGGTCTACATTGCTCCGGGACATTCTCATCTGCAGATTCGCCGGTCTGCATCGGGCTACGTCACTGAGTTGCAGGCGACGCCTCCGGTCAATCGACACAGGCCATCTGTCGATGTCTTGTTCGATTCCGCTGCCAGCCTGGTTGGGCGGCAGGCGGTCGGCGTGATTTTGACGGGAATGGGCAAGGACGGTGCTCAAGGGCTGTTGCGCATGCGCCAGGCCGGGGCCAGGACCTTTGGGCAGGATGAAGCCAGTTGTGTGGTTTATGGCATGCCGCGTGAGGCATTCGTGGTTGGTGCGGTTGAGGAGCAATGCAGCCTTGATGACATGGCTAAACGTGTGCTGCAGGCCGTTTCGCGCTAA
- the cheD gene encoding chemoreceptor glutamine deamidase CheD, translating to MQHAYDEHLATNRYYDRNFQADAAKILPGEYFVSATGILLVTVLGSCVAACIRDADSGVGGMNHFMLPDDGGRDTVGASARYGTYAMEVLINHLLKMGARRNRLEAKVFGGGAVLASLASSNVGAKNAEFVLEYLKTEKIPVVAKDLLDSYPRKVYYFPKTGKVLVKKLHRVHNETLFSRERDYKDRLSVSKVEGDVELFI from the coding sequence GTGCAGCACGCTTATGATGAACATCTAGCAACCAACCGCTACTACGACCGGAATTTTCAGGCGGATGCTGCGAAAATTCTGCCCGGTGAATATTTTGTTTCTGCTACGGGCATTTTGCTCGTGACCGTATTGGGCTCCTGCGTTGCCGCTTGTATCCGGGATGCGGATTCTGGGGTGGGCGGGATGAATCACTTCATGCTGCCGGATGACGGCGGCCGCGATACGGTTGGTGCATCGGCTCGCTACGGGACCTATGCCATGGAGGTTCTGATCAACCATCTGCTCAAGATGGGGGCCCGGCGGAATCGTCTCGAAGCCAAGGTTTTCGGCGGGGGGGCTGTCTTGGCTAGTTTGGCCAGCAGCAATGTGGGGGCCAAGAATGCCGAGTTTGTTCTTGAATATTTGAAAACAGAAAAAATCCCTGTCGTGGCAAAGGATTTGCTGGATTCATACCCGCGTAAAGTCTACTATTTTCCGAAAACTGGCAAAGTTCTTGTCAAGAAATTGCATCGCGTCCATAACGAAACCCTGTTTAGCCGGGAGCGTGACTACAAGGACCGTCTCTCTGTTTCGAAGGTTGAGGGCGATGTCGAGTTGTTTATTTGA